The Tardiphaga alba genome includes a window with the following:
- a CDS encoding flavin-containing monooxygenase has translation MIETASDICIIGAGSSGIAVAKALHDKGLSFDIYEKGSDIGGMWRYGNDNGLSCAYRSLHIDTSRNNLGYSDFPIGDDKPDFLSHQQLLAYLEAYADRFGARSRTRFNCEVTSVEKADEGWRVSTGDGVRTYRSVIVANGHLWDPRWPAFPGHFEGTAIHSSQYRTAQPFDDKRVLVVGIGNSAVDIAVDLCKRAKTVTLSTRTGAYVMPKYMMGIPIDRWSAFFGRKLKLPTLLTRKIMARLIYLAVGDQTRFGLPRPKHPMWREHATLSQELLPYIGHGWIDVKPNVVALDGNAVVFADETRADYDAIIYATGYKTTFPFLAPEIFAVPEGGGMVDLYRRMAPPTQPGLFFAGLVQPIGPTIPLVEVQARWIAAVLSGRVELPSPGDMALEVRDFHQKKISTWLNSARYTLEVDFRDYTRELNGDIAQGATGRSPASASA, from the coding sequence ATGATCGAGACTGCTTCGGATATCTGCATCATCGGCGCGGGCTCCTCCGGCATCGCCGTGGCGAAAGCCCTTCATGACAAAGGCCTGAGCTTCGATATCTACGAAAAAGGCTCCGACATCGGCGGCATGTGGCGCTACGGCAATGACAATGGCCTGTCCTGCGCCTATCGCAGCCTGCATATCGACACCAGCCGCAATAATCTCGGCTATTCCGACTTTCCCATCGGCGACGACAAACCGGACTTTCTGTCGCATCAGCAACTGCTTGCTTATCTCGAAGCTTATGCCGACCGCTTCGGCGCGCGGTCGCGCACCCGCTTCAATTGCGAGGTCACCTCCGTTGAGAAAGCCGACGAAGGCTGGCGCGTCAGCACTGGCGATGGCGTTCGCACCTATCGGTCCGTGATCGTCGCGAATGGCCATCTCTGGGACCCGCGTTGGCCGGCCTTTCCAGGTCATTTCGAGGGTACCGCCATCCACTCCAGCCAGTATCGCACCGCGCAGCCATTCGACGACAAACGGGTGCTGGTGGTCGGCATCGGCAATTCCGCCGTCGATATTGCGGTCGATCTCTGCAAGCGCGCGAAAACGGTGACTCTATCGACCCGCACCGGCGCCTATGTGATGCCGAAATATATGATGGGCATTCCGATCGATCGCTGGTCGGCCTTCTTCGGGCGCAAGCTGAAGCTTCCCACGCTGCTGACGCGGAAGATCATGGCGCGGCTGATCTATCTGGCGGTCGGCGATCAGACCCGGTTTGGTCTCCCCCGACCGAAACATCCGATGTGGCGCGAACACGCGACGTTGAGCCAGGAGCTGTTGCCCTATATCGGTCATGGCTGGATCGACGTGAAGCCGAATGTGGTCGCGCTCGACGGCAATGCCGTTGTCTTCGCCGATGAGACGCGCGCGGATTACGACGCCATCATCTATGCCACCGGCTACAAGACCACTTTCCCCTTCCTGGCTCCCGAAATCTTTGCCGTACCGGAAGGCGGCGGCATGGTCGATCTCTATCGCCGCATGGCGCCACCGACACAGCCCGGCCTCTTTTTCGCCGGCCTCGTGCAGCCAATCGGGCCGACCATTCCGCTGGTCGAAGTTCAGGCCCGCTGGATCGCCGCCGTGCTGAGCGGCCGCGTCGAACTGCCGAGCCCGGGTGACATGGCGCTCGAAGTGCGCGACTTCCATCAGAAGAAGATCAGCACCTGGCTGAACTCGGCGCGCTATACGCTGGAAGTCGATTTCAGAGACTATACGCGTGAATTGAATGGTGACATCGCTCAGGGAGCCACCGGGCGATCGCCGGCCAGCGCGTCGGCGTAA
- a CDS encoding NAD-dependent epimerase/dehydratase family protein: MASSQRSTLHRLVNNGAEFMRILITGAGGFIGTTLTAALLQAGSLKNAKGVSEKIDEILLLDTHLPDISDPRITSMQASIADRETRMRIAAWKPHSVFHLAAVLTSAAEADPAAALAVNVLSLADMIETVGNRTAPPRLIFPSSIAVFGGLLPDNVDDDHLQRPQTTYGTHKAIAELMLADATRLGLIDARALRLPIVLVHPGPPTQSVSDRIAGLVRDSVAGQPSVCPLRPDTKVPVVSVDTVVRNLITLHDTDSTALRGKRALNQPALTVSMEDIVTALTIVTDTTPQVTFEPDAELKKIVDGWPKGFISTRAPSIGVTADKTFDEIILSYQRHSGRETSTA, translated from the coding sequence ATGGCATCGTCGCAGCGGTCCACGCTGCACAGGCTCGTCAACAACGGGGCGGAATTCATGCGCATCCTGATTACCGGCGCCGGTGGTTTTATCGGAACGACGCTCACGGCAGCGTTGCTTCAGGCAGGCTCGCTGAAAAACGCCAAAGGTGTCTCGGAGAAAATCGACGAGATCCTTCTGCTCGATACGCATTTGCCGGACATCTCCGACCCGCGCATTACATCCATGCAGGCCAGCATTGCCGATCGCGAAACGCGCATGCGGATCGCCGCATGGAAGCCGCACAGCGTTTTTCATCTCGCGGCCGTCCTGACCAGCGCCGCCGAAGCCGACCCGGCCGCAGCACTTGCGGTCAACGTCTTGTCGCTGGCCGACATGATCGAGACCGTCGGCAACCGCACCGCGCCACCGCGCCTGATCTTCCCGAGTTCGATTGCCGTGTTCGGCGGCCTGCTCCCGGACAATGTCGACGACGATCATCTGCAGCGGCCGCAGACCACCTATGGCACGCATAAGGCCATCGCCGAGCTGATGCTGGCCGATGCCACCCGCCTCGGCCTGATCGATGCCCGCGCCCTTCGTCTCCCGATCGTGCTCGTGCATCCCGGTCCGCCGACACAGTCGGTCTCGGATCGCATTGCCGGCCTCGTGCGCGACAGCGTCGCAGGCCAGCCGTCCGTCTGTCCGTTACGACCGGACACCAAGGTCCCTGTCGTCTCCGTGGACACGGTGGTGCGCAATCTCATCACGCTGCATGATACAGATTCGACCGCATTGCGTGGCAAACGGGCGCTGAACCAGCCAGCATTGACGGTCAGCATGGAAGACATCGTCACCGCATTGACGATTGTCACGGACACAACGCCGCAGGTGACTTTCGAACCCGACGCCGAGCTGAAAAAGATTGTCGATGGCTGGCCGAAAGGCTTTATTTCGACACGCGCACCTTCCATCGGTGTGACGGCCGACAAGACCTTCGACGAGATCATTCTCAGCTATCAGCGACATTCGGGTAGAGAGACCTCCACTGCATGA
- a CDS encoding DUF2336 domain-containing protein, giving the protein MSPRSTLSTNLLDELQAALAHGNVARRVETLRKVTDLFVDHSVEYSAEQIAVFDDVFQCLIEQLEGCAKTLLAERLGPVAGAPPQVIRTLAFDDLIEVAAPVLSQSDQLDENSLIENARTKSQGHLLAISTRKVLSGAVTDILVERGNDDVVKSTVNNQGAAFSEQGYTRLVQRADGNDEIATCVALRPSIPRHHLLNLIARASSSVRTRLATANPKLAAEVSLAVQQATTRARSARATMSEEAIISHELVRLLFKDGRLDENEVLKFALNKKFDEANAAIACLAHIPVSVAETMMVESSNEGILILSKVANFSWETVKAIINMREALSGLPISDSATDRDTYERLRPSTAQQVLRFHRMQQATSSPPAA; this is encoded by the coding sequence ATGTCTCCCAGGTCCACGCTATCGACCAATTTGCTCGATGAACTCCAGGCGGCGCTCGCCCATGGCAATGTGGCACGCCGCGTGGAAACACTGCGCAAGGTCACCGATCTTTTTGTCGATCATTCGGTCGAGTATTCTGCTGAGCAGATCGCCGTGTTCGATGATGTCTTTCAATGCCTGATCGAGCAGCTCGAAGGATGCGCCAAAACGCTTCTTGCAGAGCGCCTCGGTCCCGTTGCCGGCGCCCCGCCCCAGGTCATCCGAACGCTCGCCTTCGACGACCTGATCGAGGTCGCCGCGCCTGTGCTGTCACAATCGGACCAACTCGACGAAAACTCCCTCATCGAGAATGCGCGCACCAAGAGCCAGGGGCATCTGCTCGCCATCTCGACGCGAAAGGTTCTGAGCGGCGCAGTGACCGATATCCTCGTCGAGCGCGGCAATGACGACGTCGTCAAGAGCACCGTGAACAACCAGGGCGCCGCGTTTTCGGAGCAAGGCTATACCAGACTGGTGCAGCGCGCAGACGGCAATGACGAGATCGCCACCTGCGTCGCACTGCGGCCATCGATCCCGCGGCACCATCTGCTCAATCTGATCGCCAGAGCATCGAGCTCGGTCCGTACGCGTCTGGCCACCGCCAACCCGAAACTGGCGGCCGAGGTTTCACTTGCGGTTCAGCAGGCGACCACACGCGCAAGGTCGGCGCGGGCAACAATGAGCGAGGAAGCGATTATCTCGCACGAACTGGTACGCCTGCTGTTCAAGGATGGGCGCCTCGACGAAAACGAGGTGCTGAAATTCGCCTTGAACAAGAAATTCGACGAGGCGAATGCGGCCATCGCCTGCCTTGCCCACATTCCCGTTTCGGTCGCAGAGACCATGATGGTGGAATCCAGCAATGAGGGCATCCTCATTCTGTCGAAGGTTGCGAATTTTTCATGGGAGACGGTGAAGGCGATCATCAATATGCGCGAGGCGCTGTCGGGGCTGCCGATATCGGATAGCGCGACCGATCGCGACACCTATGAAAGGTTGCGCCCTTCGACGGCGCAGCAAGTGCTGCGCTTTCATCGTATGCAGCAGGCCACATCTTCGCCGCCGGCAGCGTAA